One Litoribacterium kuwaitense DNA window includes the following coding sequences:
- a CDS encoding flavin reductase family protein, whose amino-acid sequence MTDHQQTFKDVMSKYPTGVTVVTTQEEGGSPVGLTVNSFASVSIDPLLVLWSIDHNVNSRPTFLQAKRFAIHVLAEDQEDVCWTFAKKDIDRFASCAWNVSEHGLPVLEGAAAVFQCETYQVVDAGDHNILIGRVIDIQNNKKNPMLYYHRGIRKMPGEWHS is encoded by the coding sequence ATGACAGATCATCAACAAACCTTTAAGGATGTCATGTCTAAATATCCGACGGGTGTAACCGTCGTGACCACTCAAGAAGAGGGGGGTTCACCGGTTGGTTTAACCGTTAATTCATTCGCTTCTGTTTCGATTGATCCGTTGCTCGTGCTCTGGTCAATCGATCACAATGTAAATTCCAGGCCGACTTTCTTACAGGCAAAGCGTTTTGCTATTCACGTGCTTGCCGAGGATCAGGAGGACGTCTGTTGGACATTTGCTAAAAAAGATATTGATCGCTTTGCCTCGTGCGCGTGGAATGTCTCTGAACATGGACTTCCGGTGCTCGAAGGTGCTGCCGCCGTATTCCAATGCGAAACGTATCAAGTCGTCGATGCTGGTGACCATAACATTCTCATCGGTCGTGTCATTGATATTCAGAACAATAAGAAGAATCCAATGCTGTATTATCACCGTGGTATCCGAAAAATGCCTGGTGAGTGGCATTCATAG
- a CDS encoding tagaturonate reductase: MQLNKQVYETLKQEPVPSYPEKILQFGEGNFLRGFTGWMVQKMNKQGIFQGQIVAIQPTPHGKVVPKLNAQEGLYTFVQKGMDQGETVDQAEVITAISRGINPYEAWQSVLDVAASPDICVIFSNTTEAGLVYEKEDMEPGKAPLSFPGKLTLALEHRFQQGLSGVFIIPCELVEGNGDLLKEIVLKKAEDWELSAGFVEWLLVQNTFCNTLVDRIVPGFPKGQEEAYEKRLGYQDDLIVIGEPYHLFAIDDDEKRLEDVLPLKAAGINVHYGDVQPYRDMKVALLNAPHTSMFALAYLAGIDTVGEVMNDSLLRSFTEEAMSKELIPVFKAEATEKEAFAVAVLERFENPFTKHNLTDLGMNATQKWRTRVLPLFHAYVSKYDAIPPLLSLSLAGLIAYEKPIAREGAFLKGQRGSDTYQIRDSDAAIDLFEEQWGLYDQGELTIRELVQAILAAKELWGMSLADVEGLSETVTAGLEDIRRLKVRGAIEKRLKS; this comes from the coding sequence ATGCAATTAAATAAACAAGTGTATGAAACATTGAAACAAGAGCCTGTGCCGTCGTATCCAGAAAAAATCCTCCAATTTGGCGAAGGGAATTTTTTACGCGGTTTCACAGGCTGGATGGTTCAGAAGATGAACAAACAAGGCATTTTTCAAGGGCAGATTGTCGCCATACAGCCGACACCACATGGAAAAGTCGTGCCGAAGCTGAATGCGCAGGAAGGGCTGTATACATTCGTTCAAAAAGGGATGGATCAAGGGGAAACAGTCGACCAGGCAGAAGTGATCACAGCCATTTCCCGAGGGATTAACCCATACGAAGCGTGGCAGTCCGTCCTTGACGTTGCTGCTTCTCCCGACATCTGCGTCATATTTTCCAACACGACCGAAGCAGGCCTTGTTTATGAAAAAGAAGATATGGAGCCCGGGAAAGCGCCTTTGTCATTTCCTGGGAAGTTGACACTTGCACTAGAGCACCGCTTTCAGCAAGGTCTGTCGGGAGTGTTTATCATTCCTTGTGAGCTTGTTGAAGGGAATGGTGATTTATTGAAAGAAATCGTGTTAAAGAAGGCAGAAGATTGGGAGTTATCTGCCGGGTTTGTCGAATGGCTCCTTGTTCAAAACACATTTTGTAACACACTCGTTGACCGAATCGTTCCTGGTTTTCCAAAAGGGCAAGAAGAAGCGTATGAAAAAAGGCTAGGGTATCAAGACGATCTTATCGTGATTGGTGAACCGTATCATTTATTTGCGATTGATGATGATGAAAAGCGATTGGAGGATGTGCTGCCTTTAAAAGCAGCGGGCATCAACGTCCATTACGGAGACGTTCAGCCGTATCGTGACATGAAGGTGGCGCTTTTAAACGCCCCACACACGTCAATGTTTGCGTTAGCCTATCTTGCCGGTATTGATACCGTCGGGGAAGTGATGAACGATTCATTGCTGCGATCGTTTACTGAAGAGGCGATGTCTAAAGAACTGATTCCTGTCTTTAAGGCAGAAGCGACGGAAAAAGAAGCATTTGCCGTTGCCGTGTTGGAGCGCTTTGAAAATCCATTTACGAAACACAATCTTACCGACTTAGGGATGAATGCGACGCAAAAATGGCGGACAAGAGTACTGCCTTTATTTCATGCCTATGTGTCAAAATACGACGCAATTCCGCCGCTCCTGTCCTTGTCGCTCGCCGGATTGATCGCTTATGAAAAGCCGATCGCAAGAGAGGGCGCCTTCTTAAAAGGACAACGTGGCAGTGATACGTATCAAATTCGGGATAGCGACGCAGCGATCGATTTATTTGAGGAGCAATGGGGCTTATATGACCAAGGTGAACTGACCATTCGTGAGCTCGTTCAGGCGATTTTAGCGGCCAAAGAGCTATGGGGCATGTCGTTAGCTGATGTGGAAGGGTTATCTGAAACGGTCACTGCAGGACTGGAGGATATTAGAAGGTTAAAAGTGCGGGGAGCGATTGAGAAACGGCTGAAGAGCTGA
- a CDS encoding DUF2254 domain-containing protein — protein sequence MQHFQKCRDQIVSFIKMSTRERQQLLFTNLWMTPALFSVSSLFLFGVIAWADLVMKAGESMPSVLSSGFSLTQSLLSTLTGGLLSLTSFTFYGVLTALTTFSSQFSPRILKNFMLHRITQRTLGIFIGSFLFVLLCLLFVEDGDDTQYSLIPLTATLLALLSLSAFVLFINHIVNWLQITNMTSSMKEESTSIIETSMLQELDPYRVTKENAQIDHVKTDHARTLYADQSGYLITVNFRDLLKQAEQDNLVIQLQYNVGNYVFGTNPLLLYWGDTDIDRAKYLSFFRFGKNRTEIQDIEFSLNKFVEIAIRALGNYDPRTAIRTFYEIGDLLIYISQNVNFSPYLNDSFEKLRLILQELKFEDYLYIGFASIRHYARGNVVVTVELLKILDAIAKGACRRDHEAIWSFAVYTARGFEYEYMHNLDKQKFYDALHDIAETTGNAEGFEELLAYIQEKNLQQ from the coding sequence ATGCAACACTTTCAAAAATGTCGCGATCAAATAGTATCATTTATTAAAATGTCAACTCGCGAACGACAACAGCTCCTATTTACAAATCTTTGGATGACGCCAGCCCTGTTTTCAGTATCGTCACTGTTTTTATTTGGTGTCATTGCTTGGGCAGACCTAGTCATGAAAGCAGGGGAAAGCATGCCTTCCGTATTAAGCTCGGGCTTTTCGTTAACACAATCTCTGCTTAGTACACTCACCGGTGGATTGCTGTCACTCACGTCCTTTACGTTTTATGGCGTGCTAACTGCCCTGACGACGTTTTCTTCGCAGTTTTCACCGCGCATCTTAAAAAATTTCATGCTCCATCGCATTACACAGCGGACGCTCGGTATTTTTATAGGAAGCTTTTTATTTGTCCTCCTTTGCCTTTTATTTGTTGAAGATGGAGACGACACCCAATACAGTTTAATTCCTTTAACAGCGACGTTGCTTGCTTTGCTATCTTTAAGCGCTTTTGTCCTTTTTATTAACCACATTGTCAATTGGCTGCAGATTACAAATATGACAAGCTCCATGAAGGAAGAGTCGACATCCATTATCGAAACGTCCATGCTTCAAGAACTAGACCCGTATCGTGTGACCAAAGAAAATGCACAGATTGACCACGTGAAGACCGATCATGCCCGTACGTTATATGCCGACCAATCCGGCTACTTAATTACCGTCAATTTTCGTGATCTTCTTAAACAAGCGGAACAAGACAATCTAGTCATCCAGCTTCAATACAACGTTGGCAATTATGTCTTTGGAACGAACCCGCTTTTATTATATTGGGGTGACACAGACATCGACCGCGCTAAGTATTTGTCGTTTTTCCGCTTTGGCAAAAATCGAACGGAAATTCAAGACATCGAATTTAGTCTCAATAAATTCGTGGAAATTGCCATCCGTGCGCTTGGGAACTACGATCCACGTACCGCGATCCGGACATTTTACGAAATCGGCGACTTGCTCATTTACATTTCGCAAAATGTCAATTTCAGTCCTTATTTAAATGATTCGTTCGAAAAGCTTCGACTGATTTTACAGGAACTAAAATTTGAGGATTATTTATATATCGGCTTTGCCTCCATTCGTCACTATGCAAGAGGAAATGTCGTCGTCACTGTCGAATTGCTAAAAATTCTTGATGCGATTGCTAAAGGGGCTTGCAGGCGTGACCATGAGGCAATCTGGAGCTTTGCCGTATATACAGCACGTGGGTTTGAATACGAATATATGCATAACCTGGATAAGCAAAAATTTTACGATGCGCTACATGATATTGCTGAAACGACAGGAAATGCAGAAGGCTTTGAGGAATTACTTGCATATATTCAAGAGAAAAATCTTCAGCAGTGA
- a CDS encoding GNAT family N-acetyltransferase, with amino-acid sequence MFIHQIDEKVALRLIEPRDAECLFALTDASRPYLREYLPWVDHTKKVDDTKAFVDSCRKGYAENKSLTAVIQFEGEVAGVVSFNQLDWTNRTAHIGYWLGEGYQGNGLMTKAVRALTNYALRDLGFRKAEVRAAVDNQKSRAIPERLGFVKEGGIRQAERLGARYVDHVVYGMLDEEWQG; translated from the coding sequence ATGTTTATCCACCAGATTGATGAGAAGGTCGCTTTACGCCTGATCGAGCCACGAGACGCAGAATGTCTTTTCGCACTAACGGATGCGTCGCGTCCATATTTACGAGAATATTTACCATGGGTCGATCACACGAAAAAAGTGGACGATACAAAAGCTTTTGTCGATTCGTGTCGAAAGGGCTATGCAGAGAATAAGAGTTTAACAGCTGTCATCCAGTTTGAAGGCGAAGTCGCTGGCGTCGTAAGCTTTAATCAACTGGACTGGACGAACCGGACGGCTCATATCGGCTATTGGCTTGGTGAAGGCTATCAAGGAAACGGCTTAATGACGAAAGCGGTTCGGGCGTTAACGAATTACGCGCTTCGCGATTTAGGCTTTCGTAAAGCAGAGGTGCGCGCTGCGGTAGACAATCAAAAAAGCCGCGCCATTCCCGAGCGGCTCGGGTTTGTGAAAGAGGGGGGCATCCGCCAGGCGGAACGGCTCGGTGCCCGTTACGTCGATCATGTCGTCTATGGCATGCTGGATGAAGAATGGCAAGGGTAA
- a CDS encoding heavy metal translocating P-type ATPase: protein MSDEKQTGHDHHHNDHHSQSGGHHGGHDHSHMVSDFKQRFYISVAVTIPILLLSPMIQQFLNIDLAFPFDQYVLFALATFVFFYGGWPFLKGIIDEVKDKSPGMMTLIGLAIIVAYGYSSFVVFGWPGKDFFWELATLIDIMLLGHWIEMKSVMGASNALQELVKLMPDTAHRIGEDGKDEEVKISELKAGDHVLVKPGEKMPVDGVILEGQSAIDESMLTGESVPVEKAKNDEVIGGSINKEGSLTIEVKHTGEDTYLSNVITLVQEAQESKSKAQDLANRAAKWLFYIALAAGFLTLFTWLGLGFTFDTSLERMVTVMIIACPHALGLAAPLVTAVSTSLSAKKGLLIRNRTPFESARKLDAVIFDKTGTLTKGEFGVTDIIPVEGEENEAILQYAASVEQHSEHPLATGILNKAKEEELDLEPVEDFSSMTGKGLRGRVAGKDIFVVSPGYVRDEGIAYDEEAFDRMASEGKTVVFVLVQGELAGMIALADMIRDSAKETIATLKERNIDSIMVTGDNKQVAHWVAKQLDMDEVYAEVLPDHKADQVKSIQADGRKVAMTGDGVNDAPALATADLGIAIGSGTDVAVETADIVLVKSNPKDILSIIDLSRNTYRKMVQNLWWAAGYNILAIPLAAGILAPIGIVLSPAVGAVLMSISTVVVAINARMLTAD, encoded by the coding sequence ATGAGCGACGAAAAACAAACCGGGCACGATCATCACCATAATGACCACCATTCCCAAAGTGGAGGACATCATGGAGGGCATGATCATAGCCATATGGTGTCAGATTTCAAACAACGTTTTTACATTTCAGTCGCTGTGACGATACCGATTTTGCTATTATCACCAATGATTCAGCAGTTTCTGAACATCGACTTGGCATTTCCATTCGATCAATACGTTTTATTTGCGCTAGCCACGTTCGTCTTCTTTTATGGGGGCTGGCCGTTTTTAAAAGGGATTATCGATGAAGTGAAAGATAAGAGTCCTGGCATGATGACACTCATTGGTCTCGCCATTATCGTTGCATACGGCTATAGCTCATTTGTTGTCTTTGGCTGGCCGGGGAAAGATTTTTTCTGGGAGCTGGCGACGCTCATTGACATTATGCTTCTCGGACATTGGATTGAAATGAAATCAGTCATGGGCGCTTCCAACGCCTTGCAAGAACTTGTCAAACTTATGCCAGACACAGCGCATCGGATTGGCGAGGATGGCAAAGATGAAGAAGTAAAAATTTCCGAATTAAAAGCAGGAGATCATGTGCTCGTCAAACCAGGAGAAAAGATGCCCGTGGACGGTGTCATTCTTGAAGGACAATCCGCAATTGACGAGTCGATGTTGACCGGAGAATCGGTCCCAGTCGAAAAAGCGAAAAACGACGAAGTGATCGGCGGTTCGATCAACAAAGAGGGCAGTTTGACGATTGAAGTGAAGCACACGGGAGAAGATACGTATTTATCCAATGTCATTACACTCGTTCAAGAAGCGCAAGAGTCAAAGTCAAAAGCTCAGGATTTAGCTAACCGGGCAGCGAAGTGGCTCTTTTACATCGCTTTAGCCGCAGGTTTTCTCACTTTATTTACGTGGCTTGGCCTCGGGTTCACATTTGATACATCGCTTGAGCGCATGGTAACGGTCATGATTATTGCCTGTCCGCACGCATTAGGATTAGCGGCGCCACTCGTGACTGCGGTGTCCACATCATTGTCCGCGAAAAAAGGGTTGCTCATCCGCAATCGGACGCCTTTTGAAAGCGCGCGAAAGCTTGATGCAGTGATTTTTGATAAAACGGGTACATTAACGAAAGGCGAATTCGGTGTGACCGATATTATTCCTGTTGAAGGTGAGGAAAACGAAGCCATTTTGCAATATGCCGCTAGCGTGGAGCAGCATTCAGAGCATCCGTTGGCGACAGGCATTTTAAACAAAGCGAAGGAAGAAGAGCTTGATCTTGAGCCCGTCGAAGATTTTTCTTCTATGACAGGGAAAGGCTTGCGCGGCCGTGTAGCGGGAAAGGATATTTTCGTCGTGAGCCCTGGCTACGTACGTGACGAAGGCATTGCTTACGATGAAGAGGCGTTTGACCGGATGGCCAGTGAAGGAAAGACAGTCGTATTCGTCCTCGTCCAAGGTGAGCTGGCAGGGATGATCGCACTGGCCGATATGATCCGCGACTCTGCAAAAGAAACGATCGCCACGTTGAAAGAGCGCAATATTGATTCAATTATGGTGACCGGTGACAACAAGCAGGTCGCCCACTGGGTAGCGAAGCAGCTGGACATGGATGAAGTGTACGCGGAAGTGCTGCCAGATCACAAGGCAGATCAAGTCAAATCGATTCAAGCGGACGGCCGTAAAGTCGCGATGACCGGAGACGGAGTCAACGACGCTCCGGCACTGGCGACAGCCGATCTTGGGATTGCGATCGGGAGCGGCACAGACGTTGCGGTCGAAACAGCGGACATCGTGCTCGTCAAAAGCAACCCGAAAGACATTTTGTCAATCATCGACCTGTCGCGCAACACGTATCGGAAAATGGTGCAAAACCTCTGGTGGGCAGCTGGCTACAACATTCTTGCCATACCACTGGCAGCAGGGATTCTCGCGCCGATCGGCATCGTGCTCAGTCCAGCAGTGGGTGCGGTGCTAATGAGTATTAGTACCGTCGTTGTAGCGATTAATGCACGGATGTTAACGGCGGATTAA
- a CDS encoding endo-alpha-N-acetylgalactosaminidase family protein, with translation MINIKNSKGNNDQWRRISGDPYDWTLTLAPERPYIHDYTNTLTMKLLMSVPDGAGGSNVFCTFERALQTIKETDILTRHIAKIVYLVGWQYNGHDDKYPAWDEVNPALKRPEDNSARDSYLWLAKEAKKYNTTISVHTNMTDAYDDSPLWDTYVTNNAIAHHSDGSLMQIGNYNNRPAYQICYHHEWESGLAVQRIDKLIDLLQLDDAGTVHIDAYFPRMNPYFGISEEEQSSYMRKTIRYFRNCRIDVTSENFSHLRNDPFIGLQPWSWWFDQTREQHFLERPASLVSGGLIRDYTLPGIPHRIDLAFLFGTSMHGEDIFYDHERTAFRDQWHALFIERYCLTTLRYQFLNQLQRIKLDGEAERRVISYSNGVTVHLYDQTIRQNGRLLQQGTNLILPALWKDDIECIAYSKDGYDTKTWSLPEEWEHIDSVSIYQITHQGLVLIDQNRSLHEGTLELSLEPNTAVVIRPSNAPMD, from the coding sequence GTGATCAACATCAAAAATTCAAAGGGAAATAATGATCAATGGCGTCGTATTTCGGGAGATCCATACGACTGGACTTTAACGCTCGCACCAGAGCGACCATACATCCACGATTATACGAACACCTTGACGATGAAGCTGCTCATGTCAGTACCAGACGGTGCAGGCGGGTCAAACGTATTTTGCACATTTGAACGCGCGCTCCAAACGATCAAGGAAACAGACATACTTACAAGACACATCGCAAAAATCGTCTATCTAGTCGGCTGGCAATATAATGGACACGATGACAAATATCCTGCATGGGATGAAGTCAACCCAGCGTTAAAACGACCAGAAGACAACAGTGCACGGGACAGCTATTTGTGGCTTGCAAAGGAAGCGAAAAAATATAATACGACGATCAGTGTCCATACGAATATGACCGACGCTTACGACGACAGCCCCCTATGGGATACCTATGTCACCAACAATGCGATTGCGCACCATTCAGATGGCTCATTGATGCAAATTGGCAACTATAATAACCGACCTGCCTATCAAATATGCTATCACCATGAATGGGAGAGTGGACTGGCGGTACAGCGCATAGATAAGCTCATCGACCTTCTCCAGCTTGACGACGCCGGCACAGTCCACATCGATGCTTATTTCCCAAGAATGAATCCATACTTTGGTATTAGCGAGGAAGAACAATCGAGCTACATGCGTAAAACAATCCGTTATTTTCGGAATTGCAGGATTGATGTCACAAGTGAAAATTTTTCGCATTTACGAAATGACCCTTTCATTGGGCTGCAGCCGTGGTCGTGGTGGTTCGATCAAACACGTGAACAGCATTTCCTTGAAAGGCCAGCGTCCCTCGTAAGTGGCGGATTAATTCGTGATTACACATTGCCTGGCATTCCACATCGGATTGACTTAGCGTTTTTATTTGGTACGAGTATGCATGGTGAAGATATTTTTTATGACCACGAAAGGACGGCGTTTCGTGATCAGTGGCACGCGTTATTTATAGAAAGATACTGCCTCACGACTCTACGTTACCAATTTTTAAACCAGCTCCAGCGGATCAAACTGGATGGTGAAGCAGAGCGTCGCGTCATATCCTATTCAAACGGAGTGACCGTTCACCTTTACGATCAAACGATTCGACAAAATGGTCGCTTGCTACAGCAAGGAACCAACCTTATTCTTCCAGCCCTCTGGAAAGATGATATTGAATGTATTGCCTATAGCAAGGACGGCTATGACACGAAGACTTGGTCACTTCCCGAAGAGTGGGAACATATCGACTCAGTCAGCATATATCAAATAACACATCAAGGGCTCGTCCTCATCGATCAAAACCGCTCGCTTCATGAGGGTACGCTTGAGCTATCATTAGAGCCAAATACAGCAGTCGTCATTCGCCCTTCAAATGCGCCAATGGACTGA
- a CDS encoding DMT family transporter: MRAVIYMSIAIGFEVFGSTMLKLSEGFTKLWPSLGVFLGFGVAFTMLSLALRYIPLSLAYSTWSGVGTALTALIGIILFQESFGIVKLLGLFLVIVGIVLLNARQPAPAAQEVNREKAAS, encoded by the coding sequence ATGCGAGCGGTGATTTATATGTCCATTGCGATCGGGTTTGAAGTCTTCGGTTCGACGATGCTGAAGCTGTCGGAGGGTTTTACAAAACTATGGCCTTCACTCGGCGTGTTTCTCGGGTTCGGTGTCGCGTTTACGATGCTGTCCCTTGCTTTACGTTACATTCCCTTGTCGTTGGCGTATTCGACATGGTCTGGTGTCGGAACAGCACTGACGGCGCTTATCGGAATCATTTTGTTTCAAGAAAGCTTTGGGATCGTTAAACTCCTCGGCCTCTTTCTCGTCATCGTCGGCATCGTCTTACTCAATGCGCGACAGCCTGCACCCGCAGCACAAGAAGTCAACAGAGAAAAAGCCGCGAGCTAA
- a CDS encoding TetR/AcrR family transcriptional regulator, with product MTKKEQLLEAASRVIVQQGLDQLTLDAVALEAGVSKGGLLYHFPSKDALIEGMNRKALSFMNQTIHEEIEKLADDDPYRFTKAFAEATLVSLEDPKELNMNLALLAAAANQNTLISLWQQQYAEWQQFLIEESRQTHLALTLRFACDGLWFSYMFALAPPDADEARQVIEGILHMMEVEA from the coding sequence ATGACGAAAAAGGAACAGTTGCTTGAGGCAGCGTCGCGAGTGATTGTCCAGCAAGGGCTTGATCAGCTGACGCTTGATGCCGTTGCACTGGAGGCTGGTGTCAGTAAAGGAGGGCTCTTGTATCATTTCCCTTCGAAAGATGCACTGATTGAAGGCATGAACCGGAAGGCACTGTCGTTTATGAATCAAACCATTCATGAAGAGATTGAAAAGCTCGCAGATGATGACCCTTACCGGTTTACGAAAGCATTTGCGGAAGCGACGTTAGTGAGCCTCGAGGACCCGAAAGAGCTGAATATGAACTTAGCGCTGTTGGCAGCAGCGGCTAATCAAAATACATTGATCTCTTTATGGCAGCAACAGTATGCGGAATGGCAGCAATTTTTAATAGAAGAATCTCGACAGACGCACCTCGCGCTCACGCTGCGTTTTGCTTGTGATGGCTTATGGTTTAGCTATATGTTTGCCTTGGCGCCGCCAGATGCAGACGAAGCACGACAAGTCATTGAAGGAATTTTACACATGATGGAGGTCGAGGCGTAA
- a CDS encoding DMT family transporter, translating to MSYLFLGLAIVLEVFGSTMLKLSEGLRHIRPTIGFFLGFGLCFYFLSFALKSLPLGIVYATWSGVGTILTVMIGVWWFQERLSAKNVWGLFFLVAGLIVLNSAKG from the coding sequence ATGAGTTATCTCTTTCTCGGTCTAGCGATTGTGCTTGAAGTCTTCGGTTCGACGATGCTGAAGCTGTCTGAAGGGTTACGTCACATTCGGCCGACGATCGGTTTTTTTCTCGGCTTTGGCCTTTGCTTTTATTTTTTGTCCTTCGCTTTAAAAAGCTTGCCGCTCGGGATTGTTTATGCAACGTGGAGTGGCGTCGGAACGATCTTAACGGTGATGATCGGCGTCTGGTGGTTTCAAGAACGGCTCTCTGCCAAAAATGTATGGGGGCTTTTTTTTCTGGTTGCCGGTCTGATCGTATTAAATAGTGCGAAAGGGTGA